TTACAACATTATTCCACACAAGAGTCAATTCTTTCTCTATCTCTGAGCAAAATCGAGAGAGATGAAGCTCCAAACCCAATCCTTCGCTCTCAACCTTCTCCCATCTCCGAAATTCTGTAAACCCATCGTCAAACGAGACCCAATCTCCTCCCTCCGATGCTCCGTCTCCACGCCGCTAACGGCGACCAATCACCAGCTCTCCGCGTCGAGCCACAAGCCCTTTCCGGCGGAGGTTTCGAGGAGCATCATGGAGCTTTCCTCGGTCGGAACTCTCTCCACTTTGACCCGCGACGGGTGGCCGCTCGGCGTGGGCGTTCGCTTCGCCGTAGACGGAGACGGCACTCCTGTGCTCTGCCTCAATCGCGCGTTGTCTCCTGACAAGAGGTCTGCTCTTCACGTTCAGGTTCACTCTGCTTTAAAGTTTGATCCTTTTAGGGTTGTAAAGAGAGAGTGATTGTTTGTGATCTTTTcctgtttttgatattttttttatcagttggAGCAATGTGGATTGAGGACTCCTCAGTGTACGATTCAAGGTAGCATTGCTCGACCTGGAGACGATCTTGCTCTAAAGGTACTACCTTTGTGTTGTGTCTTTCTAACACAAGCTTTCTTCATTGACTCTTTTGTCCTTTGCACTTAAAAACAATACAACTTGCACATTTATTCGTTTCCTTTCGTTCTGGCTGGttgaaatcaaattaattagttGTTGTCTCTCTTCACTGAGTGTTTAGCTTTGTTCTCCTTGTCTATAGCAGGTGTTTGTAGAAAACTGTTGGTGATTTTAAGTCATGTGTAGTATTAATACCCTCTAGCAGATGAATGTAGAGAACATATTATTtctcattaaaaataaaatccttGGTTTAATTGGTTAAGCATGTGATTTTACTTGTCCCTGTGTTTTGTGTAGCGTCTTAGTGCTACATGGAGGAAAAAGTTTGGTGAAGAAGTTGAGGAAGACAGTTTATATGTTGTTGCTATTGACCGTGTactccagatggaagacttcaTGGAGGTAGAAACCGCTAGCTCTCTTCTAGTTTCTTGTGACACTCAGTTAAAGTCTTGTTGTGATCCAAACTCCGATAACTTTTCCAGGATGGGATTTGGGTGGCGTCAGCAGATTATAAAAATGCAAGTCCTGATCCACTTCGAGATGTTGCAGAAGACATTGTCAACCAGATTAACGCTAACAACGTGGAAGACATTTTCCGTTTCTGCAACGTATACGTTGATCTGGACTTTGTGGTTAGTGTATTATTCAACATGCTATGCAAGTACTACTTAAGGAACGTCTGATTAGATTAGATTAGATTAGATGTTTCTGGAGCATAACTACTAGATTCACACTTCAGATTAGTTGTCTTGTGGAATGTTCAGAACTATATACTTTCACTGCCTAATGCCAGGTTTCAGAGACAAAGATGATATGGATGGATAGGCTTGGATTCGACCTTCGAGTGTGGTCTCCACGAGGTGTATACGATGTCAGGATTCCATTTCCAATGGAAGTAACAGATGAAAAAGGAGCCAAATCATCGTTTAATGGAATGTCACAGCTCGCTTGGGAAGTAGAGAAAAGTTATTGCCCTGCAGATTTCAACAAGGTTAAACTACTTAAACCAGTAGTTGGATCATTACAAAAGGGACGAGGGCAATAGCCGTTTTAttgactctcttttttttttctttacattcTTTACTAGTGGATGCCAAAATATGGCATTGGCTCTGTTGTAACTCTTGGAATAGTGTATTTTCTGAGTTATAGTGCTTGTACCCTCCACAACTTGAAGTAAGATTTGTCATCTATTTTGGTAATCATTTTGAGCAAATGCTTTAATTTTCCTTAAAATAGTATTCATTAGTCTTGTAAACTTCATACAATATATGCAACATAGTCTTTTAAGGAGTGCGGTTTTTTTGCGCAAGCTATACAAATAGTACAAATGCATGCATATAGAGCAACTATATAGAAACCCCAAGTCTGAACAACAAAGGCATATATAATCACCTCGATAATTACAAAGTTGGAATGAGTGATTAGGAAGATATGGGTGTTTTGATACACACTAGCCAATATTGTATAAATCTGAATGGTAAGAAAATTGGTACCATCTAGAGATTTGACATCCTTATAAttctgattttattttatatatatatatatatatatatatatatttatatatatattaatcggTATGTTCGGAGTCCCTTCGTGCAATATGACAATATACAATGGTTCAATATTGCTTACATAGTATTGGAGAAGTGTATAAAATGCAAAAGTTTTTATAATATGCCCCAAACTAAACATTGGTTATGAGTAAAACATAGAGAACGAGAAAATAAACATCAAGCAAACATAGTAAAATATAGTACAACAAAATTCAGACACTTGAGAGAACATATCTCAAAATCAGATACTTCGTATACTATTTTGTGTTCACAAAGTTTATCGCAACTTTTACATATGTTGCGAATAAGGCGATCGTTGAGAAGAATAGAAACATCCACTTCAGGATACTCGATTACTACACCATGCATAATATTTACGTCTTTTCCAAGTAAACATTTAATATGCAGTGTAACGTTGCAGTCATGGCACATATAAACTCTATTCTTcggatttgcttctttttcacAAACTTCGCAGAAGTATTGACCATTTACCTCTTCTTcgtaagaaaaaagaagaacatgTTCATCATGCTTGTACCTCAACTTATTGGGTAAAGTGGCACATCCAAAACATGCAACAAACCCACATTCTCCACAATTTAGACGATGACCTCGAGATTTGTGGCAAACCGAATATATTTGTTTAGATCGGGGCTCAAATATAAGAAACAAGGGATGCTGATGACACCGATGATCCAATGGCTCAGCTATAGAAGCACAACGTACGTCTAACATATACTCACAATCCTCTTCATCACATAAGTATGCAAATCCATTGCTTGAACGAAGATAAGCTTTACATTCGAACAATGCACAGCCTTGATGACCCACTTGTAGACTAAGGGAATGAGGATGGGTCACTTGGTGTTTCTTCCGAGGAAGTTGTGCACATTCTTTATGGAAGATAAAATCACATTGCATGCAACTGTAAATAATATCATCACATATGGGAAGTGTGCATGCTTGACAATAATTTTTCTCGTGAAAAGCTCTATCGGTTTTCTCATCGAGTCTCATATGATGATCTTGATGACTAAAATGTTGTATAATTCCCTCACTTATCTCAATGAAGGAGCTAATGTCTTCATATGGATCTTCTGGTTTTCCCTCAAGTTCTTCTCCATCTCATACATCTTTTCGTGTTGCACATTTAGAATGAACACCATAATTGCAACCCTTTACGCAAGAATATCTTCCATAATTTGTGTCTATCTTCCGGTGACACACTCCGCATATCAATTTTTCAGGAGTAAGAGAAGAATTGAAAAAGATGCGGTGTTCATGACGTGATATTCTTATGATGCATGGAATGTTTAGACACTCTTTATGGACTACAAAATCACATTGACCACATGAATACATCAAAGACCTATGATCACTCAATCCACAAATGTCACACATCAATGAGCTTGGCCTATAATTGTAGAGAAGGGTATGCTCATGCCTTTTAGGATGGTTTATTTTAAGGAGTGCTTCTTTTCTAGAACAATCTCGACACACACTAAAATCCCATCTAAAGCAATTGTAAACCCATTCACTAAAATTTGAACAACATAGACATATCTTACTTGGATCTGTAAAAATAAGCCGGAGAGTATGCTTAGGATGATATGGGTGCTTTGATATCGGCTCGATACACACTCTGGAAACTATGCTGCAGTGATGGAATATGGCAAGAAGGTTCTTTGCAGATGTACATCAGGGGCTCGAGATTGTGGAGTATTTAATCCCCGCAAACTGCACACTTGTTGAAGAATTTAGCATACGTTTTGTTGACCTTTCGATGTAAAGGGCGGATGTGATCAGATGAAGATGATAATAACTCTCCGAATTGTATACAGTGAAACTCATCTTCTACGCTTAGAAATTTTGCATCAGAGCATAAGAAAAGGGGAGTGGCACTTTTTTGCTTTGACATAGAATGCATGGTTGAAATAACAAGATGGATATGAAATATATGACGGACAGATGATTTGAGAGTGTTGGTATGTCTGCATACTCATAGATATAGGACTTGACACAACAAATACAAACGTTGctttattagtaataaattctTGAACTCCTCACGCATGTTAAACTATATAATCTAATCTCTCCTTGATACATTTacataagttagttatttatgttattacacaaagagttgtaactcttcatgttgtgtcctttagtataaagagttgtgtctcttatacttgtattgattcgatctctatataaagatcaatcatctgTTGTAAACATAATACCGAATctcaataatacaaaagtattttcagaaaagtttataagcctgaaacgtctatcttattctttctctcgaactcgtgtgtaacacactgtgatcgttgtgtaacacaagcggttggtaaaagattaacatggtatcagagctttacgTTTGAGAGGACAAAGGAAAAAGCActagtaagagaaacacttggcGTGGAGAAAAGGAGGCTAGAGGATTTTGTCATACGATTTCGCAATCACTCGAAACGATGAAGAATCAAGTAATTCCCATATTTGATGGAGAGAAGTACGACTTCTGGAGCATCAAGATGACAACCATTCTCAAGACCAGGAAGTTATGGTCTGTGGTTGAAGAAGGCGTAGCAGCCCCACCAGCACAAGTGGATGAAACCCCTGAAACAGCAAGGGCAAGATCGCTTAGAGAAGAAGCGATGATGAACGATACATTGGCTTTGCAAATCTTGCAAACTGCTGTATCGGATCATATATTCTCACGGATTGCAGCAGCATCAACATCCAAAGAGGCGTGGGATGCATTGAAGGAGGAGTATGAAGGCTCTCCTCAAGTTCGTTTgattaaacttcaaacattGCGAAGGGAGTATGAGAATCTGAAGATGTATGAGAATGAAGACATTAAGGTCTTCACAGATAAGATAGTTGAATTGGCAAATCAATTAACTTATCATGGTGAACAGAAGTCAGATGTTCAACTCATACAAAAGATACTCATCTCTCTCCCAGCCAAGTTCGATAGCATAGTCAGTGTGTTGGAGCAAACAAGCGATTTGACTTCAACAAAGATGACAGAGTTGATCGGGATCTTGAAGGCTCATGAAGCAAGGCTGGCTGCAAGAGAAGAAAGCACCAGTGAAGGAGCATTCGATGCTCGTGTTAAACACAAAAATTCTGGTGTTACACAAGACAACTCAAAGCGCCAAGGAGGCAAGAAGTGGTGCGGTTTCTGCAAGAGAAACAACCACAATGAGAGCGAGTGTTGGAGGAAACAGAAGAAGGAAGATCCAAAGAAGGATCACAGAAGTAACAAGGAGTGTTACAATTGTGGCAAGTTAGGCCACTTTGCAAATCAGTGCTactcaaagaagaaagagaaggcaCATGTGAGTCTCGAAGAAGATTCAAATGAAGATCACATGTTGTTCAGTGCGAGCGAAGCAGCAACAACAGTGATGGAAGATGTCTGGTTAGTAGACAGTGGAGCAACTAATCATATGACAAAGGAGGAGAGTTACTTCTCAAAGCTTGATAGGAGTATCAAGGTTCCAATAAAGATTGGAAATGGAAGCACAGTCATGACAGCCGGTAAAGGAGACATTACCGTCATGACCAAAGGTGGCAAGAAGACCATCAGAAATGTATTCTTGGTTCCGGGTTTGGCAAAAAATTTGTTGAGTGTTCCACAAATTGTTTCAAGCGGATACCGGGTGAGTTTCCAAGAGAAGAGATGCATCATAGATGATGCAAAAGGAAGGAGGATAATGGATATCCCAATGACTCACAAAAGCTATCGAATCAGGATGAGTTCGGCTCAGGTAGAAGAGGCCTTGAGCGCTAGTGAGCAAGGAAAGATGGAGACATGGCACAAGAGACTTGGTCATGTAGGCGACAAAAGGTTGCAACAAATGCAAGACAAAGACTTGGTAAAGGGATTACCAAAGTTTAAAGTCAAGAAGGAAGCATGTGAGGCGTGTAGACTTGGAAAGCAATCACGCAAAAGCTTCCCAAAGGAATCTCAAACTAAGACAAGAGAGAAGCTTGAGATTGTACATACGGATGTATGTGGGCCGATGCAGCACCAGTCTGTTGATGGAAGCCGATACTTTTTGCTATTCTTGGATGATCATACTCACATGTGTTGGGTATACTTCATGAAGCAAAAGTCAGAGACATTCTCACTGTTCAAGAAGTTCAAAGCAATGGTGGAGAAGCAGTCGGATTGTACCATCAAGACACTGAGATCAGATGGAGGTGGTGAGTTCACTTCACGAGAATTCAACCGGttctgtga
The Brassica napus cultivar Da-Ae unplaced genomic scaffold, Da-Ae ScsIHWf_3088;HRSCAF=3902, whole genome shotgun sequence DNA segment above includes these coding regions:
- the LOC125603088 gene encoding glutamyl-tRNA reductase-binding protein, chloroplastic-like, whose translation is MKLQTQSFALNLLPSPKFCKPIVKRDPISSLRCSVSTPLTATNHQLSASSHKPFPAEVSRSIMELSSVGTLSTLTRDGWPLGVGVRFAVDGDGTPVLCLNRALSPDKRSALHVQLEQCGLRTPQCTIQGSIARPGDDLALKRLSATWRKKFGEEVEEDSLYVVAIDRVLQMEDFMEDGIWVASADYKNASPDPLRDVAEDIVNQINANNVEDIFRFCNVYVDLDFVVSETKMIWMDRLGFDLRVWSPRGVYDVRIPFPMEVTDEKGAKSSFNGMSQLAWEVEKSYCPADFNKVKLLKPVVGSLQKGRGQ
- the LOC106421884 gene encoding LOW QUALITY PROTEIN: uncharacterized protein LOC106421884 (The sequence of the model RefSeq protein was modified relative to this genomic sequence to represent the inferred CDS: substituted 1 base at 1 genomic stop codon) translates to MSFTVYNSESYYHLHLITSALYIESIVSRVCIEPISKHPYHPKHTLRLIFTDPSKICLCCSNFSEWVYNCFRWDFSVCRDCSRKEALLKINHPKRHEHTLLYNYRPSSLMCDICGLSDHRSLMYSCGQCDFVVHKECLNIPCIIRISRHEHRIFFNSSLTPEKLICGVCHRKIDTNYGRYSCVKGCNYGVHSKCATRKDVXDGEELEGKPEDPYEDISSFIEISEGIIQHFSHQDHHMRLDEKTDRAFHEKNYCQACTLPICDDIIYSCMQCDFIFHKECAQLPRKKHQVTHPHSLSLQVGHQGCALFECKAYLRSSNGFAYLCDEEDCEYMLDVRCASIAEPLDHRCHQHPLFLIFEPRSKQIYSVCHKSRGHRLNCGECGFVACFGCATLPNKLRYKHDEHVLLFSYEEEVNGQYFCEVCEKEANPKNRVYMCHDCNVTLHIKCLLGKDVNIMHGVVIEYPEVDVSILLNDRLIRNICKSCDKLCEHKIVYEVSDFEICSLKCLNFVVLYFTMFA